A DNA window from Ictalurus punctatus breed USDA103 chromosome 11, Coco_2.0, whole genome shotgun sequence contains the following coding sequences:
- the sft2d2a gene encoding SFT2 domain containing 2a has protein sequence MDKLRAVLSGRDGDTDSTPNVIEAVNEASTLSWRTRVRGFAVCMGIGIFCSILGVCCLFLPKIGLILFIVFYTLGNICSLASTLFLMGPVKQLKRMFDKTRVVATVVMIVCLVLTLCAAFWWKIFALTLLFVILQAIAFAWYGLSYIPFARDAILKFFSSMCKMCIKCQCD, from the exons ATGGATAAATTAAGGGCGGTGCTGAGCGGGCGAGACGGAGACACTGACAGCACCCCGAATGTAATCGAG GCAGTGAATGAAGCGTCCACACTGTCATGGAGGACACGGGTGAGAGGATTCGCTGTCTGCATGGGAATCGGGATCTTCTGCTCGATTCTG GGAGTGTGCTGCCTGTTCTTACCCAAGATAGGCCTGATTCTCTTTATCGTCTTTTACACACTGGGGAATATCTGCTCCTTAGCCAG CACCTTGTTTCTGATGGGGCCGGTGAAGCAGCTGAAGAGGATGTTTGACAAAACCAGAGTCGTCGCCACGGTGGTCATGATC GTGTGCCTGGTGCTGACGCTCTGTGCGGCGTTTTGG TGGAAGATTTTCGCCCTGACGTTGCTGTTCGTTATTTTGCAAGCCATTGCGTTTGCTTG GTACGGACTCTCGTACATCCCTTTTGCAAG AGATGCCATTTTGAAGTTCTTTTCCTCGATGTGCAAAATGTGCATAAAATGTCAGTGCGATTGA